A genomic segment from Thamnophis elegans isolate rThaEle1 chromosome 3, rThaEle1.pri, whole genome shotgun sequence encodes:
- the CDCA3 gene encoding cell division cycle-associated protein 3 isoform X1: protein MAAPSFGGFLRSQTVDMGASESFPATPTCTPLLNKHLKHVNDPRSPTTGIPRTPIEVQSSPKDNTQFPKQGELVAKSQHESWDPRSPTPGISRTPLKDVLADTINYPVKLFCENFMGQNREEELSQQEAQHQDQKSEFTFGMEERTARSIVSSEEIFLGDSQQAEGGNDQFSLVSVVAATKPVQSARIIHPTGSKSVKRRISNKMMAMPTGTGRSPLSILQGDNSPISLAFHQSKRTSSVTDNQREPKDGNLNSGPNFPADSCGWDRMNKENRQCRWVEN from the exons ATGGCCGCGCCTTCTTTCGGAG GATTCCTGCGTTCCCAAACAGTGGACATGGGGGCTTCTGAGAGTTTCCCAGCTACGCCCACCTGCACCCCTTTGCTGAATAAGCACCTGAAACATGTCAATGACCCAAGGTCACCTACTACTGGGATCCCGAGAACACCCATTGAG GTACAGAGTTCCCCCaaagacaacacacaatttccaaAACAAGGGGAGTTGGTAGCCAAAAGCCAGCATGAGAGCTGGGATCCTCGTTCCCCAACGCCAGGAATTTCACGCACTCCTCTAAAAGATGTGTTAGCTG ATACCATAAATTACCCAGTGAAGTTGTTTTGTGAAAACTTTATGGGACAAAATAGAGAGGAAGAGCTATCTCAACAGGAAGCTCAGCATCAAGATCAAAAATCTGAATTCACCTTTGGAATGGAGGAGAGGACTGCAAGGAGCATAGTTTCTTCTGAGGAAATTTTCTTAGGGGATTCTCAGCAAGCAGAAGGGGGAAATGACCAGTTTTCCTTGGTTTCTGTTGTGGCTGCCACAAAACCAGTACAGTCTGCCCGCATCATTCACCCTACAG GAAGCAAGTCAGTAAAACGCAGAATCAGTAACAAAATGATGGCAATGCCAACTGGTACTGGACGTTCCCCACTTAGTATCCTTCAGGGTGACAATTCTCCAATTTCCCTTGCTTTTCATCAG agtaaAAGGACTTCATCAGTGACAGATAATCAAAGAGAGCCAAAGGATGGAAACTTAAACTCTGGGCCTAACTTTCCAGCAGATAGCTGTGGTTGGGATCGCATGAATAAGGAGAATCGACAGTGTCGTTGGGTGGAAAATTAG
- the CDCA3 gene encoding cell division cycle-associated protein 3 isoform X2, which translates to MGASESFPATPTCTPLLNKHLKHVNDPRSPTTGIPRTPIEVQSSPKDNTQFPKQGELVAKSQHESWDPRSPTPGISRTPLKDVLADTINYPVKLFCENFMGQNREEELSQQEAQHQDQKSEFTFGMEERTARSIVSSEEIFLGDSQQAEGGNDQFSLVSVVAATKPVQSARIIHPTGSKSVKRRISNKMMAMPTGTGRSPLSILQGDNSPISLAFHQSKRTSSVTDNQREPKDGNLNSGPNFPADSCGWDRMNKENRQCRWVEN; encoded by the exons ATGGGGGCTTCTGAGAGTTTCCCAGCTACGCCCACCTGCACCCCTTTGCTGAATAAGCACCTGAAACATGTCAATGACCCAAGGTCACCTACTACTGGGATCCCGAGAACACCCATTGAG GTACAGAGTTCCCCCaaagacaacacacaatttccaaAACAAGGGGAGTTGGTAGCCAAAAGCCAGCATGAGAGCTGGGATCCTCGTTCCCCAACGCCAGGAATTTCACGCACTCCTCTAAAAGATGTGTTAGCTG ATACCATAAATTACCCAGTGAAGTTGTTTTGTGAAAACTTTATGGGACAAAATAGAGAGGAAGAGCTATCTCAACAGGAAGCTCAGCATCAAGATCAAAAATCTGAATTCACCTTTGGAATGGAGGAGAGGACTGCAAGGAGCATAGTTTCTTCTGAGGAAATTTTCTTAGGGGATTCTCAGCAAGCAGAAGGGGGAAATGACCAGTTTTCCTTGGTTTCTGTTGTGGCTGCCACAAAACCAGTACAGTCTGCCCGCATCATTCACCCTACAG GAAGCAAGTCAGTAAAACGCAGAATCAGTAACAAAATGATGGCAATGCCAACTGGTACTGGACGTTCCCCACTTAGTATCCTTCAGGGTGACAATTCTCCAATTTCCCTTGCTTTTCATCAG agtaaAAGGACTTCATCAGTGACAGATAATCAAAGAGAGCCAAAGGATGGAAACTTAAACTCTGGGCCTAACTTTCCAGCAGATAGCTGTGGTTGGGATCGCATGAATAAGGAGAATCGACAGTGTCGTTGGGTGGAAAATTAG